The Natrinema amylolyticum genome includes the window GTCGCTCGAGCGACCGAACGGGTCTCGGCACGGTCGTCTCCGCTGTCTATTCGTCGAGAGCGACCGGGATACCGCGTCTCGCGACGTCGACGACGAACGCGTCCGCGTCGGCTTCGATCGCGGGGACGGTATCGTAGTGGACTGGAACCACGAGGTCGGGCTCGATCCGCTCGACCAGCGACGCGGCCCCGTGACGGTCCATCGTACACGTCCCTCCGATCGGCGGGAGAACGCAGTCGGCGTCGACGGCGTCGTGAACCGGAAGGACGTCGGTATCGCCGGGCCAGAACGCGGTGATGCCGTCGATCGTGACGCCGAAACCACATCCCCGTCCCTCGGGGTGATAGGGAATCCCGTCGTCCGTGTGCGGACCGGCGGGGTCGTTGTACGCCGGCGTCGTGAACAGGTCGAGCGGTCCGAGGACGAACGATTCGTCCGCGCGGACGCGTTCGACCGCGAACGGCAGGTCCGCCGGAGGCTCGGCGACGCCGTCGATCTCGCTCGCATCGATCGCCTCGTGGACGACGACCAACGCGTCCTCGCGCGCGACGCGTCGAATCGACTCGGGATCGTAGTGGTGGCCGTGGCTGACGAGAATCAGATCTCCGTCTCGAGGCTCGCGACCGTCCAGCACGCCGTATTCCTCGGGACCGGGATCCATATACACGACGACGCCGGTCTGGCCCTCGAGTCGGACCGTCGCGAGACCGAACCAGTCGACGGTTACCGCGTCGAATCGGATCGTCATCAGTGGTCCGTTCCCCGAGCGGGGTGAAAAGCGTTCGACTCGCGATCGATCACGTCCCGCATCTCGAGCGGCCTCAGGGGAGTCGAATCGAGTGCTCGAGCGTGCCGACGCCCTCGACTTCGATCTCGATCTCGTCGCCGTCGGAGAGCGGGCCGACGCCCTCGGGCGTTCCGGTCGCGATCACGTCGCCTGGCTCTAAGGTGAGATAGGTCGTGATCTCTGCGATCAGTTCGGGGATCGAGAAGATGAGCTGCTCGCGGGAGCCGTCCTGTTTCAGTTCGCCGTTGACGCGCGATCGGACGAACGCGTCGTCGGGAACCTCGTCGGGGGTCGCGAGCACCGGTCCGATCGGTGCGGCCCCGTCGAACGCCTTGCCGCGAATCCAGTTCTGCTCCCGATTCTGGTCCTCGCGGTTCGACACGTCGTTGAGGCAGGTAAAGCCCTCGACGACGTCCATCGCGTCGGCTTCGGGGACGTGGCGACACTGTTCGCCGATGACGACGCCGAGTTCGGCCTCGTAGTCGATCCGCTCTTTCCCGGCCGGCGCGGTGACGGTGTCGCCGTGACCAGCGAGCGCGTTCGGCGGCTTCAGGAAGAGCAGCGGTCGGTCGGGCAGGTCCGACCCCATCTCGTCGGCGTGGTCGGCGTAGTTGCGTCCGATACAGACGACCTTCGAGGGCTCCGACGGCGGCAACACGTCGATATCGTCGCTCGCGAGCGCGTAGCTCTCGTTCGCGAAGTGAACCGTCCCGTTCTCGTACTCGCCGCGGCGGACCGCACCGGCCGGATCGCGAAAGCGGACGTATTTCATGCTCGATGGAATGGTCGCAGGGGGTAAAAAGGATTGAGAAGGCGGTCAGTCCGGGGGCGTTCGAAACGCCGGCGAGCTAGACGTACGCCTCGAGCGCTTCGAAGGCCTCCCGCGCCGCGCTGTCGGGCTCGTCGGGGTAGGTGTAGAGCTCCAGCGTGGCGAAGCCGTCGTAGCCGACGTCCGCGAGCGCGTCGAAGATCGCGCGGAAATCGAGGTCGCCCTCGCCGGGGATTCGGTGGTAGTGTTTCCCCCGGCGGCCGCCGACGATGTCCTCGAGGTGGACGCCAGTGATCGAGCCGGCGCTGGCGCGGATGCTCTCCGGGACGTCCTCGCCGTAGACGGCGGCGTGGCCGACGTCGAGATTGACGCCGAGCGAGTCCCGGCCGATCTCGTCGATCAACGCGAGCACCTCGTCGGTGTTCTCGATCAGCAGTTCGGGTTCGAACTCGAT containing:
- a CDS encoding fumarylacetoacetate hydrolase family protein, with the protein product MKYVRFRDPAGAVRRGEYENGTVHFANESYALASDDIDVLPPSEPSKVVCIGRNYADHADEMGSDLPDRPLLFLKPPNALAGHGDTVTAPAGKERIDYEAELGVVIGEQCRHVPEADAMDVVEGFTCLNDVSNREDQNREQNWIRGKAFDGAAPIGPVLATPDEVPDDAFVRSRVNGELKQDGSREQLIFSIPELIAEITTYLTLEPGDVIATGTPEGVGPLSDGDEIEIEVEGVGTLEHSIRLP
- a CDS encoding MBL fold metallo-hydrolase, encoding MTIRFDAVTVDWFGLATVRLEGQTGVVVYMDPGPEEYGVLDGREPRDGDLILVSHGHHYDPESIRRVAREDALVVVHEAIDASEIDGVAEPPADLPFAVERVRADESFVLGPLDLFTTPAYNDPAGPHTDDGIPYHPEGRGCGFGVTIDGITAFWPGDTDVLPVHDAVDADCVLPPIGGTCTMDRHGAASLVERIEPDLVVPVHYDTVPAIEADADAFVVDVARRGIPVALDE